In the genome of Pseudoliparis swirei isolate HS2019 ecotype Mariana Trench chromosome 3, NWPU_hadal_v1, whole genome shotgun sequence, one region contains:
- the slc8a2a gene encoding sodium/calcium exchanger 2a isoform X4 has product MAAIEVITSQEKEVIITNSKGERTVSTVRVWNETVSNLTLMALGSSAPEILLSVIEVVGHNFLAGELGPSTIVGSAAFNMFVIIGLCVWVIPNDESRKIKHLRVFFITAFWSIFAYIWLYLILAVISPGIVEVWEAVVTLLYFPVCVILAWIADRRLLFYKYMHKRYRADKRHGIVVEMEGDLEPKGIDVIMDSKLSDGGACPVNSSSVSVQTGTELDPNKDEVRPVVVRILKDLKKKHPDKDLDQLIEMANYSALVHQKKSRAFHRVQATRLMIGAGNILRKHAAEHARRSAGQEADKATCSHICFESAQFQCTENCGSLSLGVILEGGTGQNTFYVDYYTENGSANAGADYEVSEGTLVFKPGESHKDIKVGILDDDIFEEDEHFFVRLRNLRLEEGAAEGTGTPPKGRLAEPLVATVTILDDDHAGIFTFGQRLLRVSESTGMLAVTVVRNSGSRGTVAMPYRTEDGSAKAGVDYEHVVGELKFINEQTSQILQVRIINVEEYEKQENFFIVLEDPKWLKRRLSGECVVKTTIIMCDDSNPTLEEAEARRISEMGKPILGEHSRLEVVIEASCEFKETVDKLLTDTNLAMVLGTHSWREQFIGAVTVSAGDEDEGQEQRLPNCFDYFMHILCIFWKILFAFVPPTEYWNGWACFIVSISVIGFLTAIIGDLASHFGCTVGLRDTVTAVLFVALGTSVPDTFASKVAATQDQYADACVGNVTGSNAVNVFLGIGLAWSIAAIYWQVKGKVFRVDPGSLAFSITLFTIFAFFAMGVLMLRRRPSIGGELGGPRIYKVLTSLFLFGLWFLYVLFSSLEAYCHIKGF; this is encoded by the exons ATGGCGGCCATAGAAGTCATCACCTCTCAG GAGAAAGAGGTGATCATCACCAATTCCAAAGGGGAAAGGACAGTATCCACGGTGAGGGTCTGGAACGAGACAGTCTCCAACCTCACGCTCATGGCCCTGGGCTCCTCGGCGCCGGAGATCCTGCTGTCCGTCATTGAG GTGGTTGGGCATAACTTTCTCGCAGGGGAGCTCGGCCCGAGCACCATCGTGGGCAGCGCCGCCTTCAACATGTTTGTGATCATCGGCCTGTGCGTGTGGGTGATCCCCAACGATGAGTCTCGTAAGATCAAACACCTGCGAGTGTTCTTCATCACGGCTTTCTGGAGTATTTTCGCCTACATCTGGCTCTACCTCATACTAGCCGTCATCTCTCCTGGCATTGTAGAG GTGTGGGAGGCCGTGGTGACGCTGCTGTACTTTCCCGTGTGCGTGATCTTGGCTTGGATCGCTGACCGCCGCCTGCTATTCTACAAGTACATGCACAAGCGTTACCGTGCCGACAAGAGGCACGGCATCGTGGTGGAAATGGAAGGTGACCTCGAGCCCAAAGGCATCGATGTAATCATGGATAGCAAGCTGTCGGACGGCGGCGCGTGTCCCGTAAACTCGTCCAGCGTCTCTGTGCAGACGGGCACTGAACTAGACCCAAACAAAGATGAGGTGAGACCGgtg GTGGTCCGCATCCTGAAAGACCTGAAGAAGAAACACCCGGACAAAGACCTGGACCAGCTGATTGAGATGGCCAACTACTCCGCCCTGGTCCACCAGAAGAAGAGCCGCGCCTTCCACCGGGTCCAGGCGACGCGCTTGATGATCGGCGCCGGCAACATACTGAGGAAACACGCCGCTGAGCACGCACGCCGTTCAGCGGGCCAGGAGGCCGACAAGGCCACGTGCTCGCACATTTGTTTCGAAAGTGCGCAGTTCCAGTGCACGGAGAACTGCGGCTCCCTGAGCCTCGGAGTGATCCTCGAGGGTGGCACAGGCCAGAACACTTTCTATGTGGACTACTATACAGAGAATGGGTCCGCCAATGCCGGGGCCGACTATGAAGTCAGTGAGGGAACCCTGGTGTTCAAGCCAGGGGAGAGCCACAAAGATATTAAG GTGGGCATCTTGGATGACGACATCTTCGAGGAGGACGAGCATTTCTTCGTGCGTCTCCGGAACTTGAGGCTGGAGGAAGGGGCGGCGGAGGGGACGGGGACCCCACCGAAAGGTCGACTCGCGGAGCCGCTGGTCGCCACCGTCACCATCTTGGACGACGACCACGCCGGCATCTTCACCTTTGGCCAGCGCCTGCTGCGCGTGAGCGAGAGCACAGGCATGCTGGCGGTGACGGTGGTGAGGAACTCGGGCTCCAGGGGCACCGTCGCCATGCCTTACCGAACGGAGGACGGCAGCGCCAAGGCCGGGGTGGACTACGAGCACGTCGTAGGGGAGCTGAAGTTCATCAACGAACAGACCAG tcagaTTCTACAGGTGCGCATTATAAATGTGGAGGAGTACGAGAAGCAGGAAAACTTCTTCATTGTGCTCGAGGACCCCAAATGGCTGAAGCGAAGGCTCTCCGGTGAGTGTGTTGTCAAGACTACAATAATAATGTGCGATGATA GCAACCCCAccctggaggaggcggaggcccGGAGGATCTCGGAGATGGGCAAACCCATTCTAGGGGAGCACAGCAGGCTGGAGGTCGTCATAGAGGCGTCCTGTGAGtttaag GAAACAGTGGACAAACTCCTGACGGACACGAACCTGGCAATGGTGCTCGGCACTCATTCGTGGAGAGAGCAGTTCATTGGAGCGGTCACAGTCAGCGCAG GAGACGAGGACGAGGGACAGGAGCAGCGATTGCCCAACTGCTTCGACTATTTCATGCACATATTGTGCATTTTCTGGAAGATTCTGTTCGCCTTCGTCCCTCCCACAGAGTACTGGAACGGCTGGGCGTGCTTCATAGTGTCAATCTCTGTCATTGGTTTTTTAACAGCCATTATTGGAGACCTAGCGTCTCATTTTGGCTGCACCGTCGGCCTGAGGGACACCGTCACTGCGGTGCTCTTTGTAGCTCTGGGGACTTCAGTTCCTG ataCCTTTGCCAGTAAAGTGGCTGCCACTCAGGACCAGTATGCGGATGCATGTGTGGGGAATGTGACAGGAAGCAACGCGGTCAATGTGTTTTTGGGCATTGGGTTGGCCTGGTCCATCGCTGCTATATATTGGCAAGTTAAAGGTAAGGTATTCCGCGTTGACCCTGGCTCACTGGCCTTCTCCATCACACTCTTCACCATCTTTGCCTTCTTCGCCATGGGGGTGCTGATGCTACGCCGGAGGCCGTCCATAGGTGGCGAACTGGGCGGCCCACGGATCTACAAAGTCCTCACTTCGCTGTTCCTCTTCGGACTCTGGTTCCTCTACGTCCTCTTCTCCAGCTTGGAGGCCTACTGCCATATAAAGGGCTTCTGA
- the slc8a2a gene encoding sodium/calcium exchanger 2a isoform X6, which produces MAAIEVITSQEKEVIITNSKGERTVSTVRVWNETVSNLTLMALGSSAPEILLSVIEVVGHNFLAGELGPSTIVGSAAFNMFVIIGLCVWVIPNDESRKIKHLRVFFITAFWSIFAYIWLYLILAVISPGIVEVWEAVVTLLYFPVCVILAWIADRRLLFYKYMHKRYRADKRHGIVVEMEGDLEPKGIDVIMDSKLSDGGACPVNSSSVSVQTGTELDPNKDEVVRILKDLKKKHPDKDLDQLIEMANYSALVHQKKSRAFHRVQATRLMIGAGNILRKHAAEHARRSAGQEADKATCSHICFESAQFQCTENCGSLSLGVILEGGTGQNTFYVDYYTENGSANAGADYEVSEGTLVFKPGESHKDIKVGILDDDIFEEDEHFFVRLRNLRLEEGAAEGTGTPPKGRLAEPLVATVTILDDDHAGIFTFGQRLLRVSESTGMLAVTVVRNSGSRGTVAMPYRTEDGSAKAGVDYEHVVGELKFINEQTSQILQVRIINVEEYEKQENFFIVLEDPKWLKRRLSGECVVKTTIIMCDDSNPTLEEAEARRISEMGKPILGEHSRLEVVIEASCEFKETVDKLLTDTNLAMVLGTHSWREQFIGAVTVSAGDEDEGQEQRLPNCFDYFMHILCIFWKILFAFVPPTEYWNGWACFIVSISVIGFLTAIIGDLASHFGCTVGLRDTVTAVLFVALGTSVPDTFASKVAATQDQYADACVGNVTGSNAVNVFLGIGLAWSIAAIYWQVKGKVFRVDPGSLAFSITLFTIFAFFAMGVLMLRRRPSIGGELGGPRIYKVLTSLFLFGLWFLYVLFSSLEAYCHIKGF; this is translated from the exons ATGGCGGCCATAGAAGTCATCACCTCTCAG GAGAAAGAGGTGATCATCACCAATTCCAAAGGGGAAAGGACAGTATCCACGGTGAGGGTCTGGAACGAGACAGTCTCCAACCTCACGCTCATGGCCCTGGGCTCCTCGGCGCCGGAGATCCTGCTGTCCGTCATTGAG GTGGTTGGGCATAACTTTCTCGCAGGGGAGCTCGGCCCGAGCACCATCGTGGGCAGCGCCGCCTTCAACATGTTTGTGATCATCGGCCTGTGCGTGTGGGTGATCCCCAACGATGAGTCTCGTAAGATCAAACACCTGCGAGTGTTCTTCATCACGGCTTTCTGGAGTATTTTCGCCTACATCTGGCTCTACCTCATACTAGCCGTCATCTCTCCTGGCATTGTAGAG GTGTGGGAGGCCGTGGTGACGCTGCTGTACTTTCCCGTGTGCGTGATCTTGGCTTGGATCGCTGACCGCCGCCTGCTATTCTACAAGTACATGCACAAGCGTTACCGTGCCGACAAGAGGCACGGCATCGTGGTGGAAATGGAAGGTGACCTCGAGCCCAAAGGCATCGATGTAATCATGGATAGCAAGCTGTCGGACGGCGGCGCGTGTCCCGTAAACTCGTCCAGCGTCTCTGTGCAGACGGGCACTGAACTAGACCCAAACAAAGATGAG GTGGTCCGCATCCTGAAAGACCTGAAGAAGAAACACCCGGACAAAGACCTGGACCAGCTGATTGAGATGGCCAACTACTCCGCCCTGGTCCACCAGAAGAAGAGCCGCGCCTTCCACCGGGTCCAGGCGACGCGCTTGATGATCGGCGCCGGCAACATACTGAGGAAACACGCCGCTGAGCACGCACGCCGTTCAGCGGGCCAGGAGGCCGACAAGGCCACGTGCTCGCACATTTGTTTCGAAAGTGCGCAGTTCCAGTGCACGGAGAACTGCGGCTCCCTGAGCCTCGGAGTGATCCTCGAGGGTGGCACAGGCCAGAACACTTTCTATGTGGACTACTATACAGAGAATGGGTCCGCCAATGCCGGGGCCGACTATGAAGTCAGTGAGGGAACCCTGGTGTTCAAGCCAGGGGAGAGCCACAAAGATATTAAG GTGGGCATCTTGGATGACGACATCTTCGAGGAGGACGAGCATTTCTTCGTGCGTCTCCGGAACTTGAGGCTGGAGGAAGGGGCGGCGGAGGGGACGGGGACCCCACCGAAAGGTCGACTCGCGGAGCCGCTGGTCGCCACCGTCACCATCTTGGACGACGACCACGCCGGCATCTTCACCTTTGGCCAGCGCCTGCTGCGCGTGAGCGAGAGCACAGGCATGCTGGCGGTGACGGTGGTGAGGAACTCGGGCTCCAGGGGCACCGTCGCCATGCCTTACCGAACGGAGGACGGCAGCGCCAAGGCCGGGGTGGACTACGAGCACGTCGTAGGGGAGCTGAAGTTCATCAACGAACAGACCAG tcagaTTCTACAGGTGCGCATTATAAATGTGGAGGAGTACGAGAAGCAGGAAAACTTCTTCATTGTGCTCGAGGACCCCAAATGGCTGAAGCGAAGGCTCTCCGGTGAGTGTGTTGTCAAGACTACAATAATAATGTGCGATGATA GCAACCCCAccctggaggaggcggaggcccGGAGGATCTCGGAGATGGGCAAACCCATTCTAGGGGAGCACAGCAGGCTGGAGGTCGTCATAGAGGCGTCCTGTGAGtttaag GAAACAGTGGACAAACTCCTGACGGACACGAACCTGGCAATGGTGCTCGGCACTCATTCGTGGAGAGAGCAGTTCATTGGAGCGGTCACAGTCAGCGCAG GAGACGAGGACGAGGGACAGGAGCAGCGATTGCCCAACTGCTTCGACTATTTCATGCACATATTGTGCATTTTCTGGAAGATTCTGTTCGCCTTCGTCCCTCCCACAGAGTACTGGAACGGCTGGGCGTGCTTCATAGTGTCAATCTCTGTCATTGGTTTTTTAACAGCCATTATTGGAGACCTAGCGTCTCATTTTGGCTGCACCGTCGGCCTGAGGGACACCGTCACTGCGGTGCTCTTTGTAGCTCTGGGGACTTCAGTTCCTG ataCCTTTGCCAGTAAAGTGGCTGCCACTCAGGACCAGTATGCGGATGCATGTGTGGGGAATGTGACAGGAAGCAACGCGGTCAATGTGTTTTTGGGCATTGGGTTGGCCTGGTCCATCGCTGCTATATATTGGCAAGTTAAAGGTAAGGTATTCCGCGTTGACCCTGGCTCACTGGCCTTCTCCATCACACTCTTCACCATCTTTGCCTTCTTCGCCATGGGGGTGCTGATGCTACGCCGGAGGCCGTCCATAGGTGGCGAACTGGGCGGCCCACGGATCTACAAAGTCCTCACTTCGCTGTTCCTCTTCGGACTCTGGTTCCTCTACGTCCTCTTCTCCAGCTTGGAGGCCTACTGCCATATAAAGGGCTTCTGA
- the slc8a2a gene encoding sodium/calcium exchanger 2a isoform X2 codes for MAAIEVITSQEKEVIITNSKGERTVSTVRVWNETVSNLTLMALGSSAPEILLSVIEVVGHNFLAGELGPSTIVGSAAFNMFVIIGLCVWVIPNDESRKIKHLRVFFITAFWSIFAYIWLYLILAVISPGIVEVWEAVVTLLYFPVCVILAWIADRRLLFYKYMHKRYRADKRHGIVVEMEGDLEPKGIDVIMDSKLSDGGACPVNSSSVSVQTGTELDPNKDEVVRILKDLKKKHPDKDLDQLIEMANYSALVHQKKSRAFHRVQATRLMIGAGNILRKHAAEHARRSAGQEADKATCSHICFESAQFQCTENCGSLSLGVILEGGTGQNTFYVDYYTENGSANAGADYEVSEGTLVFKPGESHKDIKVGILDDDIFEEDEHFFVRLRNLRLEEGAAEGTGTPPKGRLAEPLVATVTILDDDHAGIFTFGQRLLRVSESTGMLAVTVVRNSGSRGTVAMPYRTEDGSAKAGVDYEHVVGELKFINEQTSQILQVRIINVEEYEKQENFFIVLEDPKWLKRRLSGECVVKTTIIMCDDSQKRRPTLEEAEARRISEMGKPILGEHSRLEVVIEASCEFKETVDKLLTDTNLAMVLGTHSWREQFIGAVTVSAGDEDEGQEQRLPNCFDYFMHILCIFWKILFAFVPPTEYWNGWACFIVSISVIGFLTAIIGDLASHFGCTVGLRDTVTAVLFVALGTSVPDTFASKVAATQDQYADACVGNVTGSNAVNVFLGIGLAWSIAAIYWQVKGKVFRVDPGSLAFSITLFTIFAFFAMGVLMLRRRPSIGGELGGPRIYKVLTSLFLFGLWFLYVLFSSLEAYCHIKGF; via the exons ATGGCGGCCATAGAAGTCATCACCTCTCAG GAGAAAGAGGTGATCATCACCAATTCCAAAGGGGAAAGGACAGTATCCACGGTGAGGGTCTGGAACGAGACAGTCTCCAACCTCACGCTCATGGCCCTGGGCTCCTCGGCGCCGGAGATCCTGCTGTCCGTCATTGAG GTGGTTGGGCATAACTTTCTCGCAGGGGAGCTCGGCCCGAGCACCATCGTGGGCAGCGCCGCCTTCAACATGTTTGTGATCATCGGCCTGTGCGTGTGGGTGATCCCCAACGATGAGTCTCGTAAGATCAAACACCTGCGAGTGTTCTTCATCACGGCTTTCTGGAGTATTTTCGCCTACATCTGGCTCTACCTCATACTAGCCGTCATCTCTCCTGGCATTGTAGAG GTGTGGGAGGCCGTGGTGACGCTGCTGTACTTTCCCGTGTGCGTGATCTTGGCTTGGATCGCTGACCGCCGCCTGCTATTCTACAAGTACATGCACAAGCGTTACCGTGCCGACAAGAGGCACGGCATCGTGGTGGAAATGGAAGGTGACCTCGAGCCCAAAGGCATCGATGTAATCATGGATAGCAAGCTGTCGGACGGCGGCGCGTGTCCCGTAAACTCGTCCAGCGTCTCTGTGCAGACGGGCACTGAACTAGACCCAAACAAAGATGAG GTGGTCCGCATCCTGAAAGACCTGAAGAAGAAACACCCGGACAAAGACCTGGACCAGCTGATTGAGATGGCCAACTACTCCGCCCTGGTCCACCAGAAGAAGAGCCGCGCCTTCCACCGGGTCCAGGCGACGCGCTTGATGATCGGCGCCGGCAACATACTGAGGAAACACGCCGCTGAGCACGCACGCCGTTCAGCGGGCCAGGAGGCCGACAAGGCCACGTGCTCGCACATTTGTTTCGAAAGTGCGCAGTTCCAGTGCACGGAGAACTGCGGCTCCCTGAGCCTCGGAGTGATCCTCGAGGGTGGCACAGGCCAGAACACTTTCTATGTGGACTACTATACAGAGAATGGGTCCGCCAATGCCGGGGCCGACTATGAAGTCAGTGAGGGAACCCTGGTGTTCAAGCCAGGGGAGAGCCACAAAGATATTAAG GTGGGCATCTTGGATGACGACATCTTCGAGGAGGACGAGCATTTCTTCGTGCGTCTCCGGAACTTGAGGCTGGAGGAAGGGGCGGCGGAGGGGACGGGGACCCCACCGAAAGGTCGACTCGCGGAGCCGCTGGTCGCCACCGTCACCATCTTGGACGACGACCACGCCGGCATCTTCACCTTTGGCCAGCGCCTGCTGCGCGTGAGCGAGAGCACAGGCATGCTGGCGGTGACGGTGGTGAGGAACTCGGGCTCCAGGGGCACCGTCGCCATGCCTTACCGAACGGAGGACGGCAGCGCCAAGGCCGGGGTGGACTACGAGCACGTCGTAGGGGAGCTGAAGTTCATCAACGAACAGACCAG tcagaTTCTACAGGTGCGCATTATAAATGTGGAGGAGTACGAGAAGCAGGAAAACTTCTTCATTGTGCTCGAGGACCCCAAATGGCTGAAGCGAAGGCTCTCCGGTGAGTGTGTTGTCAAGACTACAATAATAATGTGCGATGATAGTCAAAAAAGACGA CCCAccctggaggaggcggaggcccGGAGGATCTCGGAGATGGGCAAACCCATTCTAGGGGAGCACAGCAGGCTGGAGGTCGTCATAGAGGCGTCCTGTGAGtttaag GAAACAGTGGACAAACTCCTGACGGACACGAACCTGGCAATGGTGCTCGGCACTCATTCGTGGAGAGAGCAGTTCATTGGAGCGGTCACAGTCAGCGCAG GAGACGAGGACGAGGGACAGGAGCAGCGATTGCCCAACTGCTTCGACTATTTCATGCACATATTGTGCATTTTCTGGAAGATTCTGTTCGCCTTCGTCCCTCCCACAGAGTACTGGAACGGCTGGGCGTGCTTCATAGTGTCAATCTCTGTCATTGGTTTTTTAACAGCCATTATTGGAGACCTAGCGTCTCATTTTGGCTGCACCGTCGGCCTGAGGGACACCGTCACTGCGGTGCTCTTTGTAGCTCTGGGGACTTCAGTTCCTG ataCCTTTGCCAGTAAAGTGGCTGCCACTCAGGACCAGTATGCGGATGCATGTGTGGGGAATGTGACAGGAAGCAACGCGGTCAATGTGTTTTTGGGCATTGGGTTGGCCTGGTCCATCGCTGCTATATATTGGCAAGTTAAAGGTAAGGTATTCCGCGTTGACCCTGGCTCACTGGCCTTCTCCATCACACTCTTCACCATCTTTGCCTTCTTCGCCATGGGGGTGCTGATGCTACGCCGGAGGCCGTCCATAGGTGGCGAACTGGGCGGCCCACGGATCTACAAAGTCCTCACTTCGCTGTTCCTCTTCGGACTCTGGTTCCTCTACGTCCTCTTCTCCAGCTTGGAGGCCTACTGCCATATAAAGGGCTTCTGA